One window of the Burkholderia ubonensis subsp. mesacidophila genome contains the following:
- a CDS encoding LysR substrate-binding domain-containing protein, which yields MRRLPPLNALRSFEAAGRLQSLTLAAEELNVTQSAVAQQIRVLESFFGQKLFERDGRSLRLTPRARHYLVDVASCLGRLAQATGQMFDAVGRPPIRVDTSASFAHGWLLPQLAAFQAAHPGIDVQLAATPDAEQDRLDETCDVVIRRYTPELRRKGFVSRPLLAGVAVPVCAPGHPLLERLRVPSDLRNAPLLHYAGVPQAWQYWFHQAGTDVSETLRGPFYRDFFLLLKAAASGLGVCLATRAVVRDDVENGRLVALFPEVRLEGPPFHCLYRDDDDDQPLRTFVDWLFARAEELDGPVQG from the coding sequence GCTGAACGTGACCCAGAGCGCGGTCGCGCAGCAGATCCGCGTGCTCGAATCGTTCTTCGGCCAGAAGCTGTTCGAGCGCGACGGGCGCTCGCTGCGGCTTACGCCGCGCGCGCGGCACTATCTGGTCGACGTCGCGAGCTGCCTCGGGCGGCTTGCGCAGGCGACCGGGCAGATGTTCGACGCCGTCGGCCGCCCGCCGATCCGCGTCGATACGTCCGCGTCGTTCGCGCACGGCTGGCTGCTGCCGCAACTGGCCGCGTTCCAGGCCGCGCATCCGGGCATCGACGTGCAGCTCGCCGCGACGCCCGACGCCGAGCAGGATCGGCTCGACGAGACCTGCGACGTCGTGATCCGCCGCTATACGCCGGAGCTGCGCCGCAAGGGCTTCGTGTCGCGGCCGCTGCTCGCGGGCGTCGCGGTGCCCGTCTGTGCGCCCGGCCATCCGCTGCTCGAGCGCTTGCGCGTGCCGTCCGACCTGCGCAATGCGCCGCTGCTGCACTACGCGGGCGTGCCGCAGGCCTGGCAGTACTGGTTCCATCAGGCCGGCACGGACGTCAGCGAGACGCTGCGCGGCCCGTTCTATCGCGACTTCTTCCTGCTGCTCAAGGCCGCCGCCAGCGGGCTCGGCGTATGCCTCGCCACGCGCGCCGTCGTGCGCGACGACGTCGAAAACGGCCGGCTCGTCGCGCTGTTTCCCGAGGTCCGGCTCGAAGGGCCGCCGTTTCATTGCCTGTATCGCGACGATGACGATGACCAGCCGCTGCGCACGTTCGTCGACTGGCTGTTCGCGCGGGCAGAGGAACTCGACGGGCCGGTGCAGGGGTGA
- a CDS encoding helix-turn-helix domain-containing protein: MDKRYTALSLPDQLALRRQAVEDVLSHPEWTLRESVCHLKRTMRLTSAEMAKLAGVSTKTMQDIEQGRSDGTVQTMNRVFGMLGLKLGVVRQSS, translated from the coding sequence ATGGACAAACGCTACACCGCACTCTCGCTTCCGGATCAACTGGCGCTGCGGCGGCAGGCGGTCGAGGATGTCCTTTCGCATCCCGAATGGACGCTGCGGGAATCCGTCTGTCATCTCAAACGCACGATGCGTCTGACCAGCGCGGAAATGGCGAAGCTCGCGGGCGTGTCGACGAAAACGATGCAGGATATCGAACAGGGGCGCAGCGATGGCACCGTGCAGACGATGAATCGCGTCTTCGGCATGCTGGGGCTGAAGCTCGGCGTGGTGCGTCAGTCGTCGTAA